In [Clostridium] cellulosi, one genomic interval encodes:
- a CDS encoding RNA binding S1 domain-containing protein (High confidence in function and specificity): protein MFFMQLEVGAVLEGKVTGITKFGAFVELPGGKTGMVHISEVAPTYVKEIKDYVKENETVKVKILGITPEGKISLSMKRVEPQAKRQFGGRPDNFEWQPRGNENMTFEEMMNKFKQSSEEKLSDLKKYIDPKRGNLSRRASTR, encoded by the coding sequence TTGTTTTTTATGCAGCTTGAGGTTGGTGCTGTTTTAGAAGGAAAAGTCACCGGCATAACCAAATTTGGGGCTTTTGTCGAACTTCCAGGCGGAAAAACGGGTATGGTTCACATATCTGAAGTTGCGCCGACATATGTAAAAGAAATTAAAGATTATGTCAAAGAAAATGAAACCGTAAAAGTCAAAATTCTCGGCATTACGCCCGAAGGCAAGATAAGTCTTTCAATGAAGAGGGTTGAGCCTCAGGCAAAACGCCAGTTCGGCGGAAGACCGGATAACTTTGAATGGCAGCCGAGGGGTAATGAGAACATGACGTTTGAAGAAATGATGAACAAGTTTAAACAGTCGAGTGAAGAAAAGCTGTCAGATCTTAAAAAATATATTGATCCGAAACGCGGAAATCTTTCAAGACGCGCTTCTACAAGGTGA
- a CDS encoding hypothetical protein (Family membership) encodes MKKRRKSLILKIAILSFAVYIVATLIYQAVQIKESNKRLAQVKSQYAATQAENEKLEALLNESDEEFMESVAREELGYSKPNERIYVDASGN; translated from the coding sequence ATGAAAAAGCGCAGGAAGAGTTTGATATTAAAAATAGCTATCCTTTCGTTCGCGGTGTATATCGTGGCGACGCTTATCTATCAGGCAGTTCAAATCAAAGAAAGCAATAAAAGGCTGGCTCAGGTGAAATCCCAGTATGCGGCTACGCAAGCAGAAAATGAAAAGTTAGAAGCACTTCTGAACGAGAGCGACGAGGAATTTATGGAAAGTGTCGCAAGAGAAGAGCTGGGATATTCAAAACCTAATGAACGTATTTATGTCGACGCATCAGGAAACTGA
- a CDS encoding putative membrane protein (Hypothetical protein), whose translation MGITISGQTGLLISAALLGFMLGGLYDVFRFIRVATRCGRVGLVFLDIFYWLICSIATFVFILLENEGKIRFLVLLVEALGAALYYYTIGAIFIKRAEEIDRAVKRHVKQAGKAVMGPVRKYGGEAFSKISNSCNKAYRNIKKDSKLLKIRLKVKSKMMYNLIQPAKKPKPHKKR comes from the coding sequence ATGGGGATAACGATTTCGGGACAGACGGGGCTGCTTATTTCGGCGGCCCTTCTTGGTTTTATGCTCGGCGGCCTGTACGATGTATTCCGGTTTATAAGGGTGGCTACTAGGTGCGGGCGCGTGGGGTTGGTTTTTCTCGATATTTTTTACTGGCTCATCTGTTCTATTGCGACATTTGTTTTTATCCTGCTGGAAAATGAGGGAAAAATCAGATTTCTTGTTTTATTGGTTGAAGCATTGGGAGCGGCGCTGTATTATTATACAATAGGCGCTATTTTTATAAAAAGGGCTGAGGAAATCGACAGGGCTGTAAAAAGACATGTAAAACAGGCGGGCAAGGCAGTTATGGGGCCGGTGCGCAAGTATGGCGGTGAAGCGTTTTCCAAAATATCCAATAGTTGTAATAAGGCATACAGGAATATTAAAAAAGATTCTAAACTTTTGAAAATACGCTTGAAAGTTAAGTCTAAGATGATGTATAATTTAATACAACCAGCAAAGAAGCCCAAGCCTCATAAAAAACGATAA
- a CDS encoding hypothetical protein (Family membership), producing the protein MPMQDDKNTVKKVHNIILEDRRSLTVSGVSDVDSFDEQTVMLYTELGELTIRGTDLHMNKLNVETGDVSIEGNISSLSYQDEVPRGSGGFMGRLFR; encoded by the coding sequence ATGCCGATGCAGGATGATAAAAATACGGTCAAAAAGGTACACAACATTATACTTGAAGACAGACGGTCGCTTACTGTCTCGGGCGTTTCCGATGTCGACAGCTTTGACGAGCAAACCGTCATGCTGTATACAGAGCTTGGTGAGCTTACCATCCGCGGAACCGACCTGCATATGAACAAGCTCAATGTAGAAACCGGTGACGTCAGCATAGAGGGCAATATCTCCTCACTGTCGTATCAGGATGAGGTTCCTCGCGGCTCTGGCGGCTTTATGGGCAGACTTTTTAGATAG
- the argF gene encoding Ornithine carbamoyltransferase (High confidence in function and specificity), which yields MKHLLKMLDLTSEEIIEILNLADQLKYEKKHNIPHPRLAGKSLGMIFEKSSTRTRVSFEVGMYELGGHALFLSSRDLQIGRGEPVEDTARVLSRYLDGIEIRTFSQEEVENLAKYATIPVINGLTDFAHPCQVLADLMTIREFKGRLEGLKMCFIGDGNNMMNSLIVGGIKTGMTVSVACPKGYEPAQQVLDFANEANKKKPVFTLCHDPMEAAKDADVVFTDVWASMGQEAEVEKRRRDFKGFQVNAELMKVAKPDAMVQHCLPAHRGEEITAEVLEAHANEIFEEAENRLHAQKAVMVKLMAD from the coding sequence GTGAAGCATTTATTGAAAATGCTCGACCTTACGAGTGAAGAAATCATAGAGATACTCAACCTCGCTGACCAGCTTAAGTATGAAAAGAAACATAATATTCCTCACCCGCGCCTTGCCGGCAAATCTCTGGGCATGATTTTTGAGAAGTCATCAACGCGTACGCGTGTTTCGTTCGAGGTCGGCATGTATGAGCTGGGCGGACATGCGCTGTTTTTGAGCTCGCGTGACCTCCAGATTGGGCGCGGCGAACCGGTTGAGGATACCGCCCGCGTACTTTCACGTTACCTTGACGGCATAGAGATTCGTACATTTTCTCAGGAAGAAGTGGAAAACCTCGCAAAGTACGCTACTATCCCGGTAATCAACGGCCTTACCGATTTTGCCCACCCCTGTCAGGTTCTCGCGGACCTGATGACCATTCGTGAGTTCAAGGGACGCCTCGAAGGTTTGAAGATGTGCTTTATTGGCGACGGCAACAACATGATGAACTCCCTTATCGTCGGCGGCATAAAAACCGGCATGACAGTATCTGTCGCCTGCCCGAAGGGCTATGAGCCGGCGCAGCAGGTGCTGGATTTCGCAAACGAGGCAAACAAGAAAAAGCCTGTGTTTACACTTTGCCACGACCCGATGGAGGCGGCAAAGGACGCCGATGTTGTATTTACTGACGTTTGGGCATCTATGGGGCAGGAGGCGGAGGTCGAGAAGCGCCGCCGCGATTTCAAAGGCTTCCAGGTCAATGCCGAGCTTATGAAAGTCGCAAAGCCGGACGCTATGGTTCAGCACTGCCTGCCTGCGCACAGGGGAGAAGAGATTACCGCCGAGGTTTTAGAGGCGCATGCAAACGAGATATTCGAAGAGGCTGAAAACAGGCTCCATGCTCAGAAAGCGGTTATGGTAAAGCTGATGGCGGACTGA
- the argD gene encoding Acetylornithine aminotransferase (High confidence in function and specificity) has protein sequence MDFSAVKEKVDKYVMNSYSRFNVALESGKGAKAYGCGKSYIDFGSGIGVNALGYCDGGWVKAVSEQAAKLSHCSNLYYTPIQGELAELLCKRTGFKGVFFCNSGAEANEGAIKLARKYSFDKYGSGRATIVTLKNSFHGRTVTTLSATGQDVFHNFFFPFTEGFKFAEAGNFDSVKEACTKDVCAVLMEPIQGEGGVLPLDTEFVKKVADLCREKDILLMFDEVQTGIGRTGKFLAHEHFGVKADVVSCAKALAGGLPMGAVLCRGGLENVLSAGTHATTFGGNPIACAGALEVVKRVSDEKFLKEVTEKGEYIKARLSKIDGIGEIRGKGLMLGFDVDGVSSKDVAAKAAENGLLILTAKTALRMLPPLTITKEEIDCGLDILEDTIKSMK, from the coding sequence ATGGATTTCAGCGCGGTTAAAGAAAAAGTCGACAAATACGTTATGAACTCTTATTCACGCTTTAACGTAGCTCTGGAGTCAGGCAAAGGCGCAAAAGCATACGGCTGCGGCAAAAGCTATATAGATTTCGGAAGCGGGATCGGGGTCAATGCCCTCGGTTACTGCGACGGCGGATGGGTCAAGGCGGTGTCGGAACAGGCGGCAAAGCTTTCCCACTGCTCAAACCTCTATTACACACCGATACAGGGGGAACTCGCCGAGCTGCTCTGCAAGCGCACAGGTTTTAAAGGCGTATTCTTCTGCAATTCCGGAGCAGAGGCCAACGAGGGCGCGATTAAACTCGCCCGCAAGTACAGCTTCGATAAGTACGGCAGCGGCAGGGCGACGATTGTAACGCTGAAAAACTCGTTCCACGGGCGCACCGTAACTACCCTTTCGGCGACAGGACAGGATGTCTTTCACAACTTCTTCTTCCCGTTTACTGAAGGCTTTAAGTTTGCCGAAGCGGGCAACTTTGACAGCGTAAAAGAGGCCTGCACAAAGGACGTCTGCGCAGTTTTGATGGAACCTATTCAGGGTGAAGGCGGGGTTTTGCCCCTCGACACCGAATTCGTAAAGAAAGTCGCTGACCTGTGCCGGGAGAAGGACATACTCCTGATGTTCGACGAGGTACAGACCGGCATAGGGCGTACAGGAAAGTTTTTGGCCCATGAACACTTCGGGGTCAAAGCTGATGTTGTCTCCTGCGCCAAGGCCCTTGCGGGCGGGCTGCCGATGGGCGCTGTGCTGTGCCGCGGCGGGCTCGAAAACGTCCTCTCGGCAGGCACGCATGCCACTACCTTCGGCGGCAACCCGATAGCCTGCGCCGGGGCGTTAGAGGTTGTAAAGCGCGTCAGCGATGAAAAGTTTCTTAAAGAAGTTACCGAAAAGGGAGAATATATTAAAGCCCGCCTTTCAAAAATAGATGGTATCGGAGAAATCCGCGGCAAAGGGCTTATGCTGGGCTTTGACGTCGACGGGGTATCGTCAAAAGACGTCGCCGCAAAGGCGGCAGAGAACGGCCTTCTTATACTGACGGCAAAAACCGCGCTGCGCATGCTGCCTCCGCTTACCATAACGAAAGAAGAAATTGACTGCGGTCTCGATATCCTCGAAGACACGATTAAAAGCATGAAATAA
- the argB gene encoding Acetylglutamate kinase (High confidence in function and specificity) has protein sequence MGQISNLDTARVLVQALPYIQKYYNKTIVVKYGGNAMVDEKLKNAVMTDLVLLSLVGIHVVLVHGGGPEISEMLKRLGKESRFVGGLRYTDKETIEIVQMVLAGKVNKDLVRHLQQNGGQSIGLCGLDGGMIKARKLCKTGADLGLVGEITQVNRKPIDDAIGNGYIPVIATIGCGENGEVYNINADTAAARIAAAIGAEKLMVLTDIKGLLRDKNDESTLIPVVNVSDVPNLIRQGIISGGMIPKVDCCVEAVRRGVSSASIIDGREPHSILVEMFSDEGIGTMFQ, from the coding sequence ATGGGACAAATATCAAATCTGGATACGGCAAGGGTACTTGTCCAGGCACTGCCATACATCCAGAAGTATTATAACAAGACCATTGTCGTGAAATACGGCGGAAACGCTATGGTTGACGAAAAGCTCAAAAACGCTGTTATGACCGACCTTGTGCTGCTTTCTCTGGTCGGAATACATGTTGTGCTGGTACACGGCGGTGGCCCGGAAATAAGCGAAATGCTCAAGAGATTAGGCAAGGAGAGCCGTTTCGTAGGCGGGCTCCGCTATACCGATAAGGAGACAATAGAAATAGTCCAGATGGTGCTTGCCGGTAAGGTCAACAAGGACCTTGTCCGTCACCTCCAGCAGAACGGCGGCCAATCAATCGGCCTGTGCGGCCTTGACGGCGGCATGATAAAAGCAAGAAAGCTGTGCAAAACCGGTGCGGACTTGGGGCTTGTAGGTGAAATAACACAGGTCAACAGAAAGCCTATCGACGACGCCATCGGAAACGGATATATACCGGTTATCGCCACCATTGGCTGCGGCGAGAACGGGGAAGTCTATAACATAAACGCAGATACGGCGGCCGCGCGCATCGCAGCGGCAATCGGAGCGGAAAAGCTCATGGTCCTTACAGATATAAAAGGCCTGCTTAGGGACAAAAACGATGAAAGTACGCTTATTCCTGTGGTCAATGTAAGCGATGTCCCGAACCTGATACGGCAGGGCATTATTTCAGGCGGCATGATACCTAAGGTGGACTGCTGTGTCGAAGCAGTGCGGCGTGGGGTCAGCAGCGCGAGTATCATAGACGGCAGGGAGCCCCACTCGATACTCGTTGAAATGTTCTCCGACGAGGGTATCGGCACAATGTTTCAGTAA
- the argJ gene encoding Arginine biosynthesis bifunctional protein ArgJ (High confidence in function and specificity): MKYEEIEGSVTAALGFKAAGVHCGIRKNRTKKDLGLIASDVLCNAAAIYTTNKVKGAPLIVTKEHLKNGKAQAIICNSGNANTCNADGVFIATEMCKATGKALGIDPTDVVVASTGVIGQPLPLEPITNAIPGLSEKLSKEGFDDVVEAIMTTDTRKKETAVKFNLGSKECVIGGIAKGSGMINPNMATMLCFITTDANISSEMLHEALLETAAETFNMVSVDGDTSTNDMVVILASGLSKNDEIKTKGADYETFKEGLKIVMTYLSREIARDGEGATKLIEAVVNGAPDIITARTVAKSVISSSLFKAAMFGADANWGRVLCAIGYSGADVDVNKIDVEFESTGGRILVCKNGAGVEFSEELARQILVQDEIKVIISLNDGNSSATAWGCDLTYDYVKINGDYRT, translated from the coding sequence ATGAAATATGAGGAAATAGAAGGCTCCGTTACGGCGGCGCTCGGATTTAAAGCTGCTGGTGTCCACTGCGGCATCAGGAAAAATCGCACAAAGAAAGACCTTGGTCTGATTGCTTCCGACGTTCTCTGCAATGCGGCGGCAATCTATACTACGAACAAGGTAAAAGGCGCACCTCTCATAGTTACAAAGGAACACCTTAAAAACGGCAAGGCGCAAGCCATAATCTGCAACAGCGGCAACGCAAACACCTGCAATGCCGACGGGGTATTTATAGCAACCGAGATGTGCAAGGCGACAGGCAAAGCCCTTGGCATCGACCCGACAGATGTCGTCGTCGCGTCCACCGGCGTAATTGGGCAACCGCTTCCGCTTGAGCCGATAACAAATGCCATCCCGGGCCTTTCCGAAAAGCTTTCAAAAGAGGGCTTCGACGACGTGGTCGAAGCGATAATGACGACCGATACCCGCAAAAAGGAAACAGCGGTAAAGTTTAATTTAGGCTCAAAAGAATGTGTCATCGGCGGAATCGCCAAAGGCAGCGGCATGATAAACCCGAATATGGCGACCATGCTCTGCTTTATAACGACTGACGCCAACATAAGCTCTGAAATGCTGCATGAGGCCCTTTTGGAGACTGCCGCGGAAACATTCAATATGGTGAGTGTCGACGGCGATACCTCTACAAACGACATGGTGGTTATTTTGGCGTCGGGCTTGTCAAAAAATGATGAAATAAAAACAAAGGGCGCCGACTATGAAACCTTCAAAGAGGGGCTAAAGATAGTTATGACCTATCTGTCCCGCGAGATCGCCCGCGACGGCGAGGGCGCGACAAAGCTCATCGAAGCTGTGGTGAACGGCGCGCCTGACATTATAACCGCAAGGACGGTGGCAAAGAGCGTTATCTCTTCCTCACTTTTCAAGGCCGCGATGTTCGGTGCGGACGCAAACTGGGGACGGGTGCTCTGCGCAATCGGTTACAGCGGTGCCGATGTGGATGTAAATAAGATTGACGTTGAATTCGAATCCACCGGCGGCAGGATCCTCGTCTGCAAAAACGGCGCAGGCGTTGAGTTTTCTGAGGAACTTGCGCGGCAGATACTTGTTCAGGATGAGATAAAAGTGATAATCAGCCTTAATGACGGCAACAGTTCTGCCACGGCGTGGGGCTGTGATTTGACATATGACTATGTAAAAATAAACGGAGATTATCGTACTTAA
- the argC gene encoding N-acetyl-gamma-glutamyl-phosphate reductase (High confidence in function and specificity) encodes MKYKVFVDGEAGTTGLEIRSRLSSRDDIELLQISPELHRDRDERQRLLNAADICFLCLPDDAARESASLVTNPNTRIIDASTAHRTNPDWTYGWPEMSKEQRKKIASSKRVAVPGCHATGFNAAVYPLIAGGIMPTDYPVVVTSVSGYSGGGKKLIAQYEDTRRGDPEMQSPRYYALTLHHKHLPEMMKINSLRYEPVFTPLVANFYRGMIVTLPINRRLLSKDMDAHAVWEYYSEYYKGERFIKVMPFGGEDCLNGGYLGAQGCNGTNRLEIFVFGHDDQILVMSRLDNLGKGASGAAVQCMNIMLGIDEGTGLAE; translated from the coding sequence TTGAAATATAAGGTGTTTGTCGACGGTGAAGCGGGAACAACAGGGCTTGAGATACGTTCAAGGCTTTCATCACGGGACGATATAGAATTGCTGCAAATCAGCCCCGAACTGCACAGGGACAGGGACGAAAGGCAGCGGCTTCTCAATGCGGCGGACATCTGCTTCCTCTGCCTTCCCGACGACGCGGCGAGAGAGTCTGCCTCACTTGTTACCAATCCCAATACGCGCATAATTGACGCGTCGACCGCCCACCGGACGAATCCCGACTGGACATACGGCTGGCCGGAGATGAGCAAGGAACAGAGGAAAAAGATAGCATCATCAAAGCGCGTAGCGGTTCCCGGGTGCCACGCAACCGGGTTCAACGCCGCGGTCTATCCTCTTATCGCCGGCGGGATAATGCCCACCGATTACCCGGTTGTCGTGACGTCCGTTTCAGGATACAGCGGCGGCGGCAAAAAGCTTATCGCGCAGTATGAGGACACGCGACGAGGGGATCCCGAAATGCAAAGCCCCCGGTATTACGCGCTGACGCTGCACCATAAGCATCTGCCGGAGATGATGAAGATAAACTCCCTCCGGTACGAGCCGGTTTTCACGCCGCTTGTCGCGAACTTTTACAGAGGTATGATAGTTACGCTGCCGATAAACAGGCGGCTGCTCTCAAAGGATATGGACGCCCACGCGGTATGGGAGTACTACAGCGAATACTATAAGGGCGAAAGGTTCATAAAGGTTATGCCTTTCGGCGGCGAGGATTGCCTCAATGGCGGCTATCTCGGAGCGCAGGGCTGCAACGGCACGAACAGACTTGAGATTTTCGTTTTCGGGCATGATGACCAGATCCTTGTAATGTCGAGGCTGGATAACCTCGGCAAAGGCGCTTCGGGAGCGGCAGTGCAGTGTATGAATATTATGTTGGGAATCGATGAAGGTACAGGACTTGCAGAATAA
- the argH gene encoding Argininosuccinate lyase (High confidence in function and specificity) yields the protein MKLWAGRFKKETDERVNDFNSSIRFDSRMYKDDIEGSIAHATMLGECGIIAMQESLEIIGGLKEILADLESGKLQFDPEAEDIHMFIEAELTKRIGDSGKRLHTARSRNDQVALDIRLYLRHEIADIKKLLVNLLETILQKAQEHTKTVMPGYTHLQRAQPITFAHHLLAYAQMFKRDITRLEDCARRMNECPLGSGALASTTYPINRERTAQLLGFSTPTQNSLDSVSDRDFCIELASALSIIMTHLSRFSEEIILWCSWEFKFIELDDAFSTGSSIMPQKKNPDVAELVRGKTGRVNGDLVALLTMMKGLPLAYNKDMQEDKEAIFDAVDTVKLCLNTFMPMIATMRVLPENMRAAAAKGFINATDCADYLVRKGLPFRDAYKITGQLVAACIEQGKTLETLEIGEYKKLSSLFDTDVYEAISLDTCVNGRKADGGPAEEPVKKQIDALKGFLAEMKE from the coding sequence GTGAAACTCTGGGCAGGGCGTTTTAAAAAAGAAACAGACGAACGTGTCAATGACTTCAATTCCTCAATTAGGTTTGATTCGCGCATGTATAAAGACGATATCGAGGGCAGTATCGCCCATGCGACAATGCTCGGCGAATGTGGCATTATAGCAATGCAGGAATCGCTTGAGATTATCGGCGGGCTTAAAGAGATACTTGCCGACCTTGAGAGCGGAAAACTCCAGTTTGACCCGGAAGCCGAAGATATTCATATGTTTATCGAAGCGGAGCTGACGAAAAGGATAGGCGATTCGGGCAAACGTCTTCATACTGCGAGAAGCCGGAACGACCAAGTTGCACTTGACATAAGGCTTTACCTAAGGCATGAGATTGCGGATATTAAAAAGCTCCTTGTAAATCTGCTTGAAACCATCCTGCAAAAAGCGCAGGAGCATACAAAGACAGTAATGCCGGGCTACACCCACCTCCAACGGGCACAGCCGATTACATTCGCGCATCATCTTCTCGCCTATGCTCAGATGTTTAAACGGGATATCACCCGGCTCGAGGACTGCGCCCGGCGCATGAATGAATGCCCGCTCGGCAGCGGGGCACTGGCGTCAACCACCTATCCTATAAACCGCGAACGCACGGCGCAGCTTCTGGGGTTCAGCACACCGACGCAGAATAGCCTCGATAGCGTCTCAGACAGGGATTTCTGTATTGAGCTGGCGAGCGCCCTGTCAATTATAATGACCCACCTTTCGAGATTTTCTGAAGAGATTATCCTGTGGTGCTCGTGGGAATTTAAGTTCATCGAACTTGACGACGCTTTTTCAACCGGCTCGTCCATTATGCCGCAGAAGAAGAATCCGGACGTCGCGGAACTCGTCCGCGGCAAGACGGGACGCGTCAACGGCGACCTTGTGGCTTTGCTTACAATGATGAAAGGGCTGCCCCTTGCATATAACAAGGATATGCAGGAGGATAAGGAAGCGATTTTTGACGCCGTAGATACGGTTAAGCTGTGTCTTAACACGTTCATGCCGATGATAGCGACTATGCGCGTCCTGCCGGAGAATATGCGCGCTGCGGCGGCTAAAGGGTTTATTAATGCGACCGACTGCGCCGATTATCTTGTCAGAAAGGGGCTGCCCTTCAGGGACGCCTATAAGATAACGGGACAGCTTGTCGCTGCCTGCATAGAACAGGGCAAAACGCTCGAGACGCTCGAAATCGGGGAATACAAAAAGTTAAGCTCGCTGTTTGATACAGACGTTTACGAGGCTATCTCCCTTGATACCTGCGTCAACGGCCGCAAAGCTGATGGCGGACCCGCGGAAGAACCGGTTAAAAAGCAGATAGATGCGCTTAAAGGCTTCTTGGCAGAAATGAAAGAATAA
- the argG gene encoding Argininosuccinate synthase (High confidence in function and specificity): protein MKQYKKVVLAYSGGLDTSIIIPWLKENYGCEVIAVSADVGQGTELDGLEEKAIKTGASKIYIEDLKKEFVEDFIWPTLKAGAKYENYLLGTSFARPPIAKRLVEIAKKEGADAICHGCTGKGNDQVRFELTIKALAPEMEIIAPWRIWNIKSRDEEIDYAEKHNIPLKITRETNYSKDKNLWHLSHEGLDLEDPANEPKYDKILELGVSPEQAPDKPTYITISFEKGIPVALDGEKLDGVTLIQKLNELGGKNGIGLLDIVENRLVGMKSRGVYETPGGTILYHAHEVLETLTLDKETAHYKALVAQKYAELVYNGQWYTPLREAIDAFVDKTQETVTGDVKLKLYKGNIINAGTTSPYSLYSEDIATFGADEVYNQKDAEGFINLFGLPLKVKAMLDKKNKH from the coding sequence ATGAAACAGTATAAGAAGGTTGTTTTGGCGTATTCCGGCGGACTTGATACATCGATAATCATTCCGTGGCTGAAAGAGAATTACGGCTGTGAAGTCATCGCGGTTTCCGCTGACGTCGGACAGGGGACAGAACTTGACGGACTTGAGGAAAAAGCGATTAAGACCGGTGCTTCAAAGATTTATATTGAAGATTTGAAAAAAGAGTTTGTTGAGGATTTCATTTGGCCGACGCTTAAAGCCGGAGCCAAATATGAAAATTACCTTTTAGGTACGTCATTCGCAAGGCCTCCGATAGCAAAGCGCCTTGTTGAAATCGCCAAAAAAGAAGGTGCAGACGCAATATGCCACGGCTGCACAGGCAAGGGCAACGACCAGGTGCGTTTTGAGCTTACCATCAAAGCGCTGGCTCCTGAAATGGAAATCATCGCCCCATGGCGTATCTGGAATATAAAGTCCCGCGACGAGGAGATTGATTACGCGGAGAAGCACAATATTCCACTTAAAATTACCCGTGAGACAAACTATTCCAAGGACAAGAACCTGTGGCATTTGAGCCATGAGGGTTTGGACCTTGAGGATCCGGCCAACGAGCCTAAGTATGACAAGATTCTTGAGCTCGGCGTTTCGCCTGAGCAGGCTCCAGATAAGCCTACATATATCACAATCTCATTTGAAAAAGGTATTCCCGTCGCCCTTGACGGAGAAAAGCTTGACGGCGTTACGTTGATTCAGAAGCTCAACGAGCTGGGCGGAAAGAACGGAATAGGCCTTCTCGACATTGTTGAGAACCGCCTTGTGGGCATGAAGTCACGCGGCGTCTATGAGACACCGGGCGGAACGATTCTCTATCATGCACACGAGGTACTTGAGACCTTGACTCTTGACAAAGAGACAGCACATTACAAGGCACTTGTGGCGCAGAAATACGCCGAGCTTGTCTACAACGGACAGTGGTACACTCCGCTGAGGGAGGCTATCGACGCATTCGTCGACAAGACTCAGGAGACTGTTACCGGCGATGTTAAACTGAAGCTCTATAAGGGCAATATTATAAACGCCGGCACTACATCGCCCTACTCACTCTACAGCGAGGATATCGCCACATTCGGCGCCGATGAAGTCTACAACCAGAAGGACGCTGAAGGCTTCATCAACCTCTTTGGACTTCCGCTCAAAGTCAAGGCTATGCTTGACAAGAAAAACAAGCACTGA
- a CDS encoding hypothetical protein (High confidence in function and specificity), with protein MQYDVPEYEGNLRKFMLKVPEVIYRASGIKIFGKKIRSLVFTTDVCIIRNVNADAVIAIYPFTPQPVITQAILLTADKPVFCGVGGGLTTGKRVVNVASHAEFQGAMGVVVNAPTTNDIIAELHDSLDIPIVVTVVSENDDIEGRIKAGAAIFNVSGGQKTVEIVRKIREKYPKLPIIATGGPTDDTIAATIEAGANAITWTPPSSSEILGKIMDQYRESAANNMELKLFH; from the coding sequence ATGCAATACGATGTGCCGGAATATGAAGGAAATCTGAGAAAATTCATGTTGAAGGTACCGGAAGTAATCTACCGTGCGTCAGGGATAAAGATTTTTGGCAAGAAAATCAGATCCCTTGTATTTACTACAGATGTTTGCATTATACGGAATGTCAATGCAGACGCAGTTATTGCCATCTATCCTTTTACTCCCCAGCCCGTTATAACGCAGGCCATCCTGCTTACAGCCGACAAGCCCGTATTTTGCGGCGTCGGCGGAGGCCTGACCACCGGCAAAAGGGTTGTCAATGTGGCGTCCCATGCGGAGTTTCAAGGGGCGATGGGGGTTGTGGTCAACGCGCCTACTACAAATGACATAATTGCGGAACTGCATGACTCCCTCGACATACCCATTGTTGTGACAGTTGTTTCGGAAAACGATGATATAGAAGGAAGAATAAAGGCGGGAGCGGCTATATTCAATGTCTCGGGAGGACAAAAGACCGTTGAGATAGTGCGAAAGATACGCGAGAAATACCCCAAACTGCCTATTATCGCCACTGGAGGCCCAACTGACGATACTATTGCGGCGACGATAGAGGCCGGAGCCAACGCGATAACATGGACGCCGCCTTCAAGCTCTGAAATCCTCGGCAAAATTATGGACCAGTACCGCGAATCCGCGGCTAATAATATGGAACTGAAACTATTCCATTAA